DNA from Kitasatospora acidiphila:
CGAGCAGCAGGGCCGCCCCCGCGGCGAACGGGCGGTGCAGCCCGCTGCCCCGGTGCAGCAGCAGCGCCGTGCCCGCCAGGCAGACCGCCTCGCCGAGGTCGAGCAGCACCCAGCCGGTCGCGTTCCGCAAGGTCAGCGCCAGCACGGCCATCCACGGCAGCAGCGCCAGCGCCGCACCGCCGAGCACCCGCACCCGCCACCGCATCGAGACCTTCACCGCGCCCACCGTGCCGCCCCCCGTTCCCTTGAGTCCCTATGTCCCTGAGTCCCTGAGCCCTGAGTCCCCGCCGACCCCGTGACCGCCCGTCAGACCAACCGGGCCGGCCGCAGCCGCTCGATGCCGCCGTCCGCCCGCCGGGCCATCACGGCCAGCGCCGGCCCGCTCGTCCAGGCCAGCCAGAAGCCGCCCGCCAGCACCACCGTCTCGGTCTGCTCCCAGCGGGCCCGCACCCGGGTCTGTGCGAAGGCGACGTCGGGCGGCGAGCCGTCGGCCGCCAGCCGACCCCAGGCGAGGCCGCCGACACGGGAGCGCCGAGCGCCGCGCAGCACCTCGGAGTTGAGCGAGCTTGCGACCAGGACGTCTATCAGCTCACCCGACTCGTAGACCTCGAGCGCCGGGCGGCCCGCCTGGCTTGCGACCGCGCGCACCGACCACGGGCCGCCGATCGGACCGACCGGCATCGTCGACTGCCGGAGCTCCCGCACCGTGTTCATCCCGTCTCCCCTGACGTGCTCGACCTGCGTGCTCGGACCGGCCGGAACCGGTTCTCTGACACCAACAAGCTTTCCGTCTCAGGGCGCTGGCGTCATTAGCCCGTGGGCCCATCTTTGGGGTGTAGCTAGGTACACCCTCAGGAGGGTCCCCCGCACCCGTGTCCGGCCTCGACCAGGCCCTTTAAGCTGGCGCCGTGATCAGGACCACCAGCCGACTCCGGGAGCGGCTCCGCCAGGGCGCCGCGCACCCGAGCCTGGCCTGGGTGCGGGAGGCGGGCGAGCAGTACCGCACCGCGCCCAGCCCCCGGCCGCCGGTGCCGTGGTCCAGGGCGGCCGCGCACGAGGGGCTGCTGGTAGCCGCCGGGGCGCCGTTCGTGCTGCCCCTGCTGTTCCTGTTGACGACCGATCAGTTCTGGCTCTCCTGCACCGCCCTGATGGTGCTGTTCACCGGGCGGTTGTCGCGGGCGCAGCGCAGCCGGTTCCGCGCCCTGGGCGGGTTGGCCATCCCGGAGCTCCCGCCGGCCGCCCCGCCCGGCACGCCGTGGCCGCGGCGCCTGCTGGCCTGGTGCACCGCGGAGTCCAGCTACCGGCAGCTCGGCTACCACCTGGTGGTCGGCCCGCTGCTGACGCTGCTCGGGGCCGCGGCGCTGCTCGGCTGCGGCGCCGGTGTGCTGCTCAGCACGGTGATCGGCTGGGGCTGGATGATGCCGCGCGGCACCGCGGTGCGCGGCGGCGGCCAGACGCCGAGCGTGCTGATCTTCACGCTGATCGGCGCGGCCCTGCTGTTCGCCGCGCCCTGGCTGCTGGTGCGAATAGCCCGGATCGACCGCCGCGCGGCGCGGGCCCTGCTCGGCCCGAGCCGGGCCCGCGAGCTCCAGCAGCGGGTGGCGGATCTGGCCGAGAGCCGGGCCGGCGTGGTCGACGCGGCCGATGCCGAGCGCCGCCGGATCGAGCGGGATCTGCACGACGGTGCCCAGCAGCGGCTGGTCTCGCTGGCGATGAACCTCGGCCTGGCCCGCAAGACCCTCAAGGACGTGTCACCTGAGGCGATGCAGGTGATCGTCGATGCCCACGAGGAGGCCCAGGCCGCCATCGCCGAGCTGCGCGACCTGGTCCGCGGCCTGCATCCGGTGGTGCTGGAGGACCGCGGGCTGGATGCGGCGCTCTCCGGCATCGCGGCCCGCGCCCCGCTGCCGGTCCGCCTCGACGTCCGGCTGGAGCGGCGGATGGCGTCCACGGTGGAGGCGGTCGCCTACTTCGTGGTCTCCGAGGCGCTGGCCAATGTCGCCAAGCACGCCCAGGCCTCCCGGGTGGACCTGTCGGTCAGCCAGCTCGGCCCCACCCTGCGCATCGTCATCACCGACGACGGGATCGGCGGCGCCGACCCCACCCGCGGTACCGGTCTGGTCGGGCTGCGCAAGCGCGCCGCCTCGGTCGACGGGACGCTCACCATCAGCAGCCCCCTCGGGGGCCCGACCGTCATCACTGTGGAGTTGCCGTGCGAGCTGTCATAGCCGAGGACTCGGTCCTGCTGCGGGTGGGCCTGGTCAAGGTGCTGGAGGCGGTGGGCTTCGAGGTGGTGGCCGCCGTCGGCGACGCCGAGGCGCTGCTGGCCGCCGTCGAGGAGCACCGGCCGCAGGTGGTGGTGACGGATGTGCGGATGCCGCCCGGCTTCACCGACGAGGGGGTGCGGGCCGCGCTGCTGATCCGCCGCCAGTGGCCCGAGGTCGCGGTGCTGCTGCTCTCCCAGTACGTGGAGGAGCGGTACGCCGCCGATCTGCTGGCCTCCAACACCAGCGGCGTCGGCTATCTCCTCAAGGAGCGGGTGGCCAATGTCGACGACTTCGTGGACGCGTTGCAGCGGGTCGCGGCCGGCGGCACCGCGCTGGATCCGGAGGTGGTGTCCCAGCTACTGGTCCGCCGGCACCGGGATCCGCTGGAGCGCCTCACCCCGCGTGAGCGCGATGTGCTGAAGCTGATGGCCCAGGGCCACTCCAACACTGCGATAGCCGAGTCCCTGGTGGTCAGCGACAGCGCGGTGGCCAAGCACATCAGCAGCATCTTCACCAAGCTGGAGCTGCCCACCGCCGACGCCACCCACCGCCGGGTGCTCGCCGTGCTGCGGTACCTCGGGGAGGGCTGAGCGTGACGGGGGAGTACCGCCGCTGGCGCGCCGTCGGCCTGTTGGCGGCCGCGCTGCTGATGGTGCTCGGCGCCGGCCAGACCTGGCACGTCGTCGCCCAGCAGGCGGGCGTCACCAACTACGTCTACCAGACTCAGGTCACCGCCCTGGAGCTGACGCTGGAGAACGCCACCGCCCGGATCACGCCCAGCCCCGACGGCGCGGTCACGGTCAACCAGATCGACCACTGGACGCTCAGCCGCCCGCGGATCACCCGCGAACTGGCAGGCACCGTACTGAAGATCGCCATGCACTGCCCCGGAGTGGTGCCGATCGGTGCGATGGGCTGCGCGGCCAATTTCGACATCAGGGTGCCGCCCACCGCCGCCGTGAGGGTCAAGGGCAGCAGCACCGACACCAGCATCAGCGGGCTGTCGGGCGACCTCAACCTGAGCGCCACCTCCGGCAGCTTCCAGCTGGCCGACGTGTCGGGCCGGCTGACCGCCCAGGTGACCAGCGGTTCCGTGACCGGCAGCGGGATCGCCTCGGCCGAGGCGAGCGCCCGGGTCACCTCCGGATCCGCCGATCTGACCTTCTCGGCCGCGCCGCACCTGCTGACGATGGCGGCCGCCTCGGGGTCGGTCCGGGCGGAGCTGCCGCGCGGCACCGGCTACCGGCTGGCCGTCGCCATCGGTTCCGGCGGCCGGGACATCGACTCGGCCCTGGAGAATCCCTCCTCCACCAGCACCATCACCGCCAGCGCCGACTCCGGCTCGGTGACGCTGAAGCGCAGCGGCGGCTAGGCCCGCTCTGCTGGAGCATGCCGGGAGCGCGACGCCGAGGCACGCGCGCCCGGCGGGGTCAGCCGCCGCGTCGGCAGCACCGACCGCCCGCGTCACCGCCGAGGCACGCGCGCCCGGCGGGGTCAGCCGCCGCGTCGGCAGCACCGACCGCCCGCGTCACATCGACCCGATCGACAAGAGCGGCCCTGGGCGGCCAGGCGGGGCGCTGCGCCAGGTGGGGACAATGAAGAGTCCCGTCCACCGAATCCGCCGAGGTCCGCGCATGACGACCACGTCCGCTCCCGCCGCCGCTCCCGCGGCTGCGCCGCTGTCGATCGGCCCGCTCCAGGTCTGGCCGCCGGTGGTGCTGGCGCCGATGGCGGGCATCACCAACGCCCCGTTCCGCACCCTGTGCCGGGAGCAGTCCGACGGCCGTGGCCTGTTCGTCAGCGAGATGATCACCACGCGGGCATTGGTCGAGCGGAACGCCAAGACCATGCAGCTGATCCAGTTCGACCCCAGCGAGAAGCCCCGGTCGATCCAGCTCTACGGCGTGGACCCGGCGACCGTCGGCAAGGCGGCCCGGATGATCGCCGAGGAGGATCTGGCCGACCACATCGACCTCAACTTCGGCTGCCCGGTCCCCAAGGTGACCCGCAAGGGCGGCGGCTCGGCCCTCCCCTACAAGCGCAACCTGCTGCGCGAGCTGCTGCGCGAGGCGGTGGCCGGGGCCGGCGACCTGCCGGTGACCATGAAGATGCGCAAGGGCATCGACGACGACCACCTCACCTTCCTGGACGCCGGCCGGATCGGCGCCGAGGAGGGGGTCTCCGCGATCGCGCTGCACGGCCGCACCGCCGCCCAGCACTACGGCGGCCAGGCCGACTGGTCGGCGATCGCCCGGCTGCGCGAGGCAGTGCCCGCGCACATCCCGGTGCTCGGCAACGGCGACATCTGGTCGGCCCCCGACGCGCTGCGGATGATGCGCGAGACCGGCTGCGACGGCGTGGTTGTCGGCCGCGGCTGCCTGGGCCGACCGTGGCTCTTCAAGGACCTGGTCTCGGTCTTCGAGGGCGTCACCGACCCGGTCCGCCCGAGCTTCGCCGAGGTGGCGGCCACCATGCTGCGCCACGCCGAGCTGCTCGGTCAGTGGATGAACGACGAGCACCGCGGCGTGGTGGACTTCCGCAAGCACGTGGCCTGGTACACCAAGGGCTTCTCGGTCGGCTCGCAGCTGCGGGTCAAGCTCGCCATGGTGAGCTCGCTGGCCGAGCTGGCCGAGCTGCTGGCCGAGGTGGACCAGGAGCAGCGCTGGCCCGACTCGGCGGACGGCCCGCGCGGCCGCACCAGCGGTAACGGCCGGGTGGTCCTGCCGGATGGCTGGTTGGACGATCCGTACGACTGCGCCATCCCTAGCATTGACGCCGAATCGGACACCTCTGGCGGCTGAGTTATACGGGCCGTAGAAATAGGCCCTCGACCCCGCTGGGACGGCATGGCAGGGCCCTCTTGGCCAATCTGGCCAAGAGGGCTCCTTTTTGGCAGATCTTCATCACTCTCGGCAAGCAAAACGGCGCGTTGCGCGATGATGTGACGAGTTTCCGTACGTACGATGAGCGAGCCGCGTCCGTGACTCTTGCCACACGGAGTTGCGACTGACGGTCAGTCAGGGGTGCCGAAGACGCCATGATGTCCAAATCGCCTTCCGAACGGGCAGTGGTGCGATCCGGTCCGCTGGCTGCAGGAAATCAAGTCGGGGAAACACGGCGGTTCGCCTGCCACTACCCTCTGTCCGGGCTATGTGATCTTCGGGTATCCATGTGTTCAACTCTTGAATGGTCGCTAGCGTCAGCCGGACGATTTCAGCAACAAAGGTGAACGGCTTCACAAGCTTTTGATCTCGGGGTAACACGAGGCTCCGGGGATCGGACGGCCTATCGACGGCGCGCAGCAGCCTTCGATCTGGGTATGTTCTCCGGCGTCAGGGCAACCCCGTGCGAGGAGACCGACCCGTGGCGGCGACGCAGAAGTTTGTTTACTCCTTCACCGAAGGAAACAAGGACCTCAAGGACCTGCTGGGCGGCAAGGGTGCCAACCTCGCCGAGATGACCAACCTCGGTCTCCCGGTTCCCCCGGTTTCACCCTCACCACCGAGGCCTGCAAGGTCTTCCTGGAGACCGGCGCCGAGCCGGCCTCGCTCCACGACGAGGTGAGCCGACACCTGGCCGGCCTCGAGGAGCAGATGGGCAAGAAGCTCGGCCAGGCCGACAACCCGCTGCTGGTGTCGGTCCGCTCCGGTGCCAAGTTCTCCATGCCGGGCATGATGGACACCGTCCTCAACATCGGCCTGTCCGACGCCTCGGTGGCCGGCCTGGCCGCCCAGTCCGGCAACGAGCGGTTCGCCTGGGACTCCTACCGCCGCCTCGTCCAGATGTTCGGCAAGACCGTGCTGGGTGTCGACGGCGAGCTCTTCGAGGAGGCGCTGGACGAGGCCAAGCACGCCAAGGGCACCGTCAACGACCTGGACCTCACCGCCGAGGACCTCAAGGCGCTGGTCGAGACCTTCAAGGCGATCGTGCTGCGCGAGACCGGCAAGGAGTTCCCGCAGGACCCGCGCCAGCAGATGGACCTGGCCATCCACGCCGTCTTCCACTCCTGGAACGGCGACCGGGCCCGCCTCTACCGCCGCCAGGAGCGCATCCCCAACGACCTGGGCACCGCGGTCAACGTCTGCACCATGGTCTTCGGCAACCTCGGCGAGGACTCCGGCACCGGTGTCGCCTTCACCCGCGACCCCTCCACCGGCGCGCCGGGCGTCTACGGCGACTACCTCTCCAACGCCCAGGGCGAGGACGTGGTGGCCGGCATCCGCAACACCCTCCAGCTCGCCGACCTGGAGCAGCTCGACAAGAAGTCGTACGACGAGCTGATGGCGATCATGCAGAAGCTCGAGCTGCACTACCGCGACCTGTGCGACATCGAGTTCACCATCGAGCGCGGCAAGCTGTGGATGCTGCAGACCCGGATCGGCAAGCGCACCGCCGCCGCCGCGTTCCGGATCGCCGTCCAGCTGGTCGACCAGGGCCTGATCGACCTGGACGAGGCGCTGCACCGGGTCACCGGCGGCCAGCTCGCCCAGCTGATGTTCCCGCGGTTCGCCCCCGAGTCCACCTCCAAGCAGATCGCCCGCGGCCTGGCCGCCTCGCCGGGCGCCGCGATCGGCAAGGTGGTCTTCGACTCCTACACCGCCGTCAAGTGGTCCCGATCCGGCGAGAAGGTCATCCTGGTCCGCCGCGAGACCAACCCGGACGACCTGGACGGCATGATCGCCGCCGAGGGCATCCTCACCTCGCGCGGCGGCAAGACCTCGCACGCGGCCGTGGTGGCCCGCGGCATGGGCAAGACCTGTGTCTGCGGCGCCGAGGAGCTCGAGGTCGACACCAAGCGCCGCAAGATGACCACCGCCGGCGGCCTGGTCATCGAGGAGGGCGACGTCGTCTCGATCGACGGCGGCACCGGCAAGGTCTACCTCGGTGAGGTACCCGTGTTGCCGTCCCCGGTGGTCGAGTACTTCGAGGGCACCCTGCACGCCGGCGCCGACGTCCAGGGCGGCCTGGTGCAGGCCGTGCACCGGATCATGTCGCACGCCGACGGCCGCCGCCGCCTCGCGGTGCGCGCCAACGCCGACAACGCCGAGGACGCGAACCGGGCCCGCCGGTACGGCGCCCAGGGCATCGGCCTGTGCCGCACCGAGCACATGTTCCTCGGCGAGGAGCGCCGCAAGGAGGTCGAGCACCTGATCCTGGCGGACAACGACAAGGACCGCGAGCAGGCCCTCTCCACCCTGCTGCCGCTGCAGAAGGGCGACTTCGTCGAGCTCTTCCAGTCGATGGACGGACTGCCGGTCACGGTGCGGCTGCTCGACCCGCCACTGCACGAGTTCCTGCCCGACATCACCGAGCTCTCGGTCCGGGTGGCCCTCGCCGAGGCCCGCAAGGACCCGAACGAGAACGACCTGCGCCTGCTCCAGGCGGTGCACAAGCTGCACGAGCAGAACCCGATGCTGGGTCTGCGCGGCGTCCGGCTCGGCCTGGTCATCCCCGGCCTGTTCGGCATGCAGGTGCGCGCCATCGCGGAGGCCGCGGCCGAGCGCAAGCTGGCCGGCGGCGACCCGCGTCCCGAGGTGATGATCCCACTGGTCGGCACCGTCCAGGAGCTGGAGATCGTCCGCGAGGAGTGCGAGCGGGTCCTCGAGGAGGTCGCGGTTTCCACCGGCGTCCAGCTGGACATCAAGCTGGGCACCATGATCGAGCTCCCGCGGGCCGCCGTGACGGCCGGTCAGATCGCCGAGGCCGCCGAGTTCTTCTCGTTCGGGACCAACGACCTCACCCAGACGGTGTGGGGCTTCTCCCGCGACGACGTGGAGGCCTCGTTCTTCACCGCCTACCTGGAGAAGGGCATCTTCGGGGTCTCCCCGTTCGAGACCATCGACCGGGACGGTGTCGGCTCGCTGGTCAAGCACGCGGTCAAGGAGGGCCGGGCCACCCGTCCCGACCTGAAGCTCGGCGTCTGCGGCGAGCACGGCGGTGACCCGGAGTCGGTGCACTTCTTCCACGAGGCGGGGCTGGACTACGTCTCCTGCTCGCCGTTCCGGATCCCGGTGGCGCGGCTGGAGGCCGGCCGCGCCGCCATCGAGACTGCGGGCAGCGACTCGCGCTGACCCGCATCCCCCTCCGACGGGGAGGGGCGTCCGTCGGTGCTCGGCGCAGGAGAACCGCCGGACGTAACGCGGCCGGGTGGAGTGGACAACGGCGTCCGCTCCACCCGGCCGCGTGCCATGTCCGGGCCGTTCCGGCGCCGGGCCGCCGAGCTGCTCCATTCGAGTGAGGGTCGGCACCCCGCTGATCATCGGACCGCCGCCGACCGGCAAGCTGGAGCCCATGACCAGCCGTCTCCGCGTGATCGCCGTCGCCATCGTGCTCTGCTGCGCCGTCGCGGCCGCCGCGGTGTACGCGGTGACGACCCGCCAGACTCCCGCCGCCCGCCGCGCCGGCCAGGCGCTGCCGACCACCGCGGCGGGCGGGGTCTGCCGCTCCAAGCTGCCCGGCCAGGCCCAGGACACCATCGGCCTGATCGCCAAGGGCGGCCCGTTCCCGTACCGCACCGACGGCGTCGTCTTCGACAACCGGGAGAGCCGGCTGCCCAGGCAGCGCGGCGGCTACTACCACGAGTACACCGTGGTCACCCCGGGTGCCGGGGACCGCGGCGCCCGCCGGATCGTCACCGGCGGCACCGGCGAGGAGTACTGGACGCAGGACCACTACGCCAGCTTCCAGCGGATCGACCCGGCCTGCTGACGCCGGGTCAGCGGGGGCCGCAGTCCAGCTGACGCCGGGTCAGCGGACCCTGGTCCAGGTGATCCGGTGGTACGGCCCGTGCGGCCCGGTGGCCAGCAGCGTGCGCAGCTCGCGGACGATCGGCCCGGCGTCGGCGCGCAGCTGGTGCGGCGTCGCCCGGACCACCGGCAGCCGCGCCGCCTGCAGCCGGTTGCCCCGGGTCAGGGTGCGCTCGTAGTCGGCGGGCCGCAGGTGCCAGGCCCGCGAGTCGATCTCCAGCGCCACGCAGGCCTGCGGCCAGAACGCGTCCGGCACCGCGAGGAACCGCCCGTCCAGCAGCAGCACCGGGTTCCACAGCGGCTCCGGCAGCCCGCACCGCCGCAGCAGCTCGCGCGCCTCGGCCTCGGCGATCGAGTACACCCCGCAGGTCAGCTCGTCCGCCACGTGCTGCACGTGCGGCAGCGCCACGCCGGCCGCCGGTCCGCCGAGCAGCCGGGCCAGCAGATCGGCCCGCTCGCAGTGCCGCCCCTGCACCGCCTCCGCGCAGAGCGCCCGGAACTGCCGCCCGCCGGTCAGGAAGGGCGCCGAGTCGGCCAGCGCCCGGGCCACCCCGACGCTCCACAACCCGTCGTCCCGCTCCACCCGGCCGGCATGCCGCCCACCCGGCTCGGCGCCCGGTGCACCCGGACGAAGTCGCGGCTGGCCACCCGCCGGCTGCTCGGGATCAGCACGTCGACCACCTCGACGTCCGCCGGATGCCCGGCACTGGGCAGCCCCGCGTCCGCCAGCACCGCCAGACCGGTCAGCAGCACCGAGCCGGGTTTGGGTCGCTCGCCCTTGGGCGCCGCATAGCTGAGCGCGGCCCGCAGGCGCTGATGCGGGGTCAGCCGCCCGCTCTGCAGGCAGATCACCCGGGGCAGCACCCGCTGCCAGGGCCCGCCGGGCCGCAGCCGGTGGGCGATCGTCCCGGAGGGCACCCCGTGCTCGATCAGCTGCGCACGGGTCAGGATGTGCTGCTGGTCGGCGCCGAGCAGCCGGACGGCCTCGAGGGCGGTCATCGCAGTCATGGCGGGGTGGTGCCCGCCGGTCCGTGGGTATGCGAAAGGTCCCCGCAGGGGGTCAGCCCGGCTGTGTGTTGACTTCGGCGACTGCGACGGCTTCGACGCCCGGATGGCCCAAGCCCCGGGCACCGGCGACCCGTCAGGCGGGGATCAGCGGACCGGTGGGTCTGACGCACTCCTGGTCGAGTTCGCGCCCCATGCCCCGGCCGATCCCCCGGTCCGGCGCGCTCGGCGAGGTGGCCGCGGCGATCCGCAGCTCGATGATGTCCCGCACCGCCGGCCACTCCTCGGCCAGGATCGAGTAGAACGCGGTGCTGCGCACCACCCCGTCCAGGCCCCGGCTGTGCGCCCGGCGGACCCCCTCGGGGGTGGCGCCGAGCCGCTCGATGGCCGCCCGGGAGCGCAGGTTGCGGGCGTCGGCCCGCAGCGAGATCCGCTGCACGCCCCAGGTCTCGAAGGCGTGGCGGAGCATCAGCAGCTTGGCCTCGGTGTTGATCCCGGTGCCCTGGGCGTGCCGGGAGAGCCAGGTGCGGCCGATCTCGGCGGCATCCGGCACGGCGGTGGCCGGGTCGCCGACCGGGCCGGCCGGCAGCGGCGGCCAGACCACCGGCCCTGCCAGTAGTCCAGCTCGAGGAACCGGGTCGAGCCCACCACCAGGCCGTCGGACGCCCGCACGGTGGCGAACGCCAGCGACCGGCCGGCCGCCAGGTCGGCCCGGGCGGCGGCGATGAACTCCAGCGCACCGTCCAGTCCTTGCGGGACGGCGGTGAAGCCGAAGGTCGAGCGGTCCTCGGCCGCCGCGGCGGCCAGGCCTTCGGCGTGCTGCTCGGTGAGGGGCTCCAGCCGAACGGTACGGCCGGTGAGGGTGACTGGTGCAGGCACGGAACCTTCGATCCTTCGGCAGTCGGAGGGACCTCGCGCCCAGCGTGCGGGCGGTTGGAGGGCAGGTCGCCCCGCCCGATGCGGTCCGCTCAACCTGGGTACGCCGGAGCCTCGGTCGTACGTCGGGTGGCAGCGGCCCTCGGGCGGGCAGCGCGGTGCCGGAGAGCCCGGTTTGCATGAACCGGTCCGGCGAGGAGGTGCGGGGGGACAGCGTGCGTCCGCGAGATGGCCGAAGAGGGAATGAGTGCGCGAAGGGAAGCAGGCGGCCAGGTGAAGGCAAGGTGTGATTCTGGGGCTGACCGTACACGTTCGGGACGGCGGCCTACGGCGTGACGGACGACGTGGCGACGGCGCGACGATGCGGGGCAGCGAGAGGACGATACATGTCGATGCCGCCCGCGTCACTTCGCGGCGCGCCAGCCGGGTGCGCCACCCTGCCCCGACTGGCCCAGCGGTGCCGCCTGGACCACTCGATAGCCGTGCTGACCTGCGGTGATGCACGGTCGGCGAAGAGACGTGAACATTACGGGTCAATGTCATCCGAAGCGCCGGGGCGGTGTCGGGAATGTCAGCGCCCTGCGGCACGCTGGTGTGTGTGACCGACAGGCAGGACCGACGAGAAACGGATCGGGTGCGCGGTGCGTGATCCCCAGGAGCTGTACGAGCTGGAACCACACGGTGTGGCGGCGCTGGAGGCTGCCCGCGCCGGGCTGGTGGACGGTCCGGTGCTGCTCTACCAGTTCGATGGCTTCATGGACGCCGGGGAGGCCGGCGGCCAGGTGATGGCCCACCTGCAGGAGCAGGGCAGCCCGCTGGTGGTCGCCCGCTTCGACCACGACCGCCTGGTCGACTACCGGGCCCGCCGCCCCGCCATGACCTTCGACCAGGAGAGCTGGGTCTCCTACGACCCGCCGGAGCTGCTGGTGCAGCTCGTCCAGGACGCCACCGGCACGCCGTTCCTGCTGCTCACCGGCCCGGAGCCGGATGTCGAGTGGGAGGCCTTCGCGGCCGCCGTGGCCAACCTGGTCGACGAGCTCGGGGTGCGCCTCGCGGTGGACTTCCACGGCATCCCGATGGGCGTGCCGCACACCCGCCCGGTCGGCCTGACCCCGCACGGCAACCGGCTGGACCTGGCCCCGGGCTACCCGCGCTGGTTCGAGCGGGCCCAGGTGCCCGGCAGCGCCCAGGCCCTGGTCGAGTACCGCCTGGCCGAGGCCGGGCACGACGTGCTGGGCTTCGCCGTGCACGTGCCGCACTACGTGGCCCGCTCGCCCTACCCGGCCGCCGCGGTGACGATCCTGGAGGCGGTCCAGGCCGCCACCGGCCTGGTGCTGCCCGGCAATGAGCTGCGCCAGCGGATCGCCGAGGTGCACGCCGACATCGAGGAGCAGCTCTCGCACGGTGACGGCGAGCTGAGCTCCGCGATCCGCGGCATGGAGGGGCAGTACGACGCGGTGGCCGGCGCCGAGTCCAGGGAGAGCCTGCTCGCCCAGGCCGCCGACCTGCCCTCCGCCGAGGAGCTCGGCCGCCAGTTCGAGCAGTTCCTGGCCGAGCACGAGCAGGGCGAGTAGGCGGGCCGGTTCGCCTCGGAACCATGCCGTGGGCACCGGGCGTTGGGCGGGGTGTGATGCGTCGACCGATGGGCCTGGGGCTCGTGCTGGTGCTGCTCGCGCTCGCCGGTTGCACGGCGGGTGGCGGGCGGCCCGCGCCTGCCGGTGCGTCGGGGAGCGCGCCACCCAGCGCCAAGGCCCGCGCCTGGGTGCCCGGGGGGCCCTATGCGGCTCTCGGCGACTCCTACACGGCCGGGCTGCAACTGCAGCCCGCCGGCGGTGGCCCCAAGGGCTGCGGGCGGTCGGCGGCCAACTATCCGTCGCTGGTCGCCCAGGGCCTCGGCCTGACGGGCGACCAGTTCACCGACGCCAGCTGCACCAGCGCCACCACGGCCGACCTGACCGGCG
Protein-coding regions in this window:
- a CDS encoding sensor histidine kinase, which produces MIRTTSRLRERLRQGAAHPSLAWVREAGEQYRTAPSPRPPVPWSRAAAHEGLLVAAGAPFVLPLLFLLTTDQFWLSCTALMVLFTGRLSRAQRSRFRALGGLAIPELPPAAPPGTPWPRRLLAWCTAESSYRQLGYHLVVGPLLTLLGAAALLGCGAGVLLSTVIGWGWMMPRGTAVRGGGQTPSVLIFTLIGAALLFAAPWLLVRIARIDRRAARALLGPSRARELQQRVADLAESRAGVVDAADAERRRIERDLHDGAQQRLVSLAMNLGLARKTLKDVSPEAMQVIVDAHEEAQAAIAELRDLVRGLHPVVLEDRGLDAALSGIAARAPLPVRLDVRLERRMASTVEAVAYFVVSEALANVAKHAQASRVDLSVSQLGPTLRIVITDDGIGGADPTRGTGLVGLRKRAASVDGTLTISSPLGGPTVITVELPCELS
- a CDS encoding response regulator, which codes for MRAVIAEDSVLLRVGLVKVLEAVGFEVVAAVGDAEALLAAVEEHRPQVVVTDVRMPPGFTDEGVRAALLIRRQWPEVAVLLLSQYVEERYAADLLASNTSGVGYLLKERVANVDDFVDALQRVAAGGTALDPEVVSQLLVRRHRDPLERLTPRERDVLKLMAQGHSNTAIAESLVVSDSAVAKHISSIFTKLELPTADATHRRVLAVLRYLGEG
- a CDS encoding DUF4097 family beta strand repeat-containing protein, with protein sequence MTGEYRRWRAVGLLAAALLMVLGAGQTWHVVAQQAGVTNYVYQTQVTALELTLENATARITPSPDGAVTVNQIDHWTLSRPRITRELAGTVLKIAMHCPGVVPIGAMGCAANFDIRVPPTAAVRVKGSSTDTSISGLSGDLNLSATSGSFQLADVSGRLTAQVTSGSVTGSGIASAEASARVTSGSADLTFSAAPHLLTMAAASGSVRAELPRGTGYRLAVAIGSGGRDIDSALENPSSTSTITASADSGSVTLKRSGG
- the dusB gene encoding tRNA dihydrouridine synthase DusB, coding for MTTTSAPAAAPAAAPLSIGPLQVWPPVVLAPMAGITNAPFRTLCREQSDGRGLFVSEMITTRALVERNAKTMQLIQFDPSEKPRSIQLYGVDPATVGKAARMIAEEDLADHIDLNFGCPVPKVTRKGGGSALPYKRNLLRELLREAVAGAGDLPVTMKMRKGIDDDHLTFLDAGRIGAEEGVSAIALHGRTAAQHYGGQADWSAIARLREAVPAHIPVLGNGDIWSAPDALRMMRETGCDGVVVGRGCLGRPWLFKDLVSVFEGVTDPVRPSFAEVAATMLRHAELLGQWMNDEHRGVVDFRKHVAWYTKGFSVGSQLRVKLAMVSSLAELAELLAEVDQEQRWPDSADGPRGRTSGNGRVVLPDGWLDDPYDCAIPSIDAESDTSGG
- a CDS encoding ribonuclease domain-containing protein, producing the protein MTSRLRVIAVAIVLCCAVAAAAVYAVTTRQTPAARRAGQALPTTAAGGVCRSKLPGQAQDTIGLIAKGGPFPYRTDGVVFDNRESRLPRQRGGYYHEYTVVTPGAGDRGARRIVTGGTGEEYWTQDHYASFQRIDPAC
- a CDS encoding GNAT family N-acetyltransferase, whose amino-acid sequence is MPDAAEIGRTWLSRHAQGTGINTEAKLLMLRHAFETWGVQRISLRADARNLRSRAAIERLGATPEGVRRAHSRGLDGVVRSTAFYSILAEEWPAVRDIIELRIAAATSPSAPDRGIGRGMGRELDQECVRPTGPLIPA
- a CDS encoding GNAT family N-acetyltransferase, with the translated sequence MPAPVTLTGRTVRLEPLTEQHAEGLAAAAAEDRSTFGFTAVPQGLDGALEFIAAARADLAAGRSLAFATVRASDGLVVGSTRFLELDYWQGRWSGRRCRPARSATRPPPCRMPPRSAAPGSPGTPRAPGSTPRPSC
- a CDS encoding proteasome assembly chaperone family protein, yielding MRDPQELYELEPHGVAALEAARAGLVDGPVLLYQFDGFMDAGEAGGQVMAHLQEQGSPLVVARFDHDRLVDYRARRPAMTFDQESWVSYDPPELLVQLVQDATGTPFLLLTGPEPDVEWEAFAAAVANLVDELGVRLAVDFHGIPMGVPHTRPVGLTPHGNRLDLAPGYPRWFERAQVPGSAQALVEYRLAEAGHDVLGFAVHVPHYVARSPYPAAAVTILEAVQAATGLVLPGNELRQRIAEVHADIEEQLSHGDGELSSAIRGMEGQYDAVAGAESRESLLAQAADLPSAEELGRQFEQFLAEHEQGE